Proteins from a genomic interval of Rosa chinensis cultivar Old Blush chromosome 2, RchiOBHm-V2, whole genome shotgun sequence:
- the LOC112189275 gene encoding uncharacterized protein LOC112189275 — MQRQLLNKLSWRAVNGFAQFTQRRAMHDRNKKAMELIAKGWSALKEVDRVIDYCELNDRRLIPLLRAAKDNFELALETDNSNTHARYWLSRLHLKYHVPGACKAIGAALLVEAANMGDADAQYELACRLRVENKYVQSDQQAFHYLEKAVDQLHPGALYLLGAVYLTGDCVKKDVASALWCFHRASEKGHAGAAIAYGSLLLQGVEVPESVMNLTSKRGSLARKARKNAESLVRDQAGMARERFQIAAKAGCDLGLKWLERLDEEEKHLLTKNEMVENAHGVKKAC, encoded by the exons ATGCAGCGGCAGCTCTTGAACAAGCTCAGCTGGAGAGCCGTCAATGGATTTGCTCAGTTCACTCAAAGG AGAGCGATGCACGATAGGAACAAGAAGGCGATGGAGTTAATAGCCAAAGGGTGGAGCGCTCTGAAGGAAGTTGATAGAGTCATTGATTACTGCGAGCTCAATGATCGCCGCCTCATTCCTTTATTAAGG GCAGCAAAAGATAATTTTGAGTTGGCTCTAGAGACTGACAACTCAAATACCCATGCCAGGTATTGGTTGTCCAGATTGCATTTGAAATACCATGTCCCAGGGGCGTGCAAAGCTAT AGGAGCTGCTTTGTTAGTTGAAGCGGCAAATATGGGTGATGCAGATGCACAATATGAACTTGCTTGTCGTCTTAGAGTTGAG AACAAATATGTCCAATCGGATCAACAAGCTTTCCATTATCTGGAGAAGGCAGTTGACCAG TTGCATCCTGGTGCTCTTTACCTTCTGGGTGCTGTGTATCTGACCGGAGACTGTGTCAAGAAAGATGTTGCCTCCGCCTTATGGTGTTTCCATAGGGCATCAGAGAAG GGACATGCTGGTGCAGCTATAGCATATgggtctcttcttcttcaag GTGTTGAAGTCCCAGAATCTGTGATGAACTTGACTTCAAAAAGGGGTTCTTTAGCCAGAAAGGCAAGAAAGAATGCAGAAAGCCTTGTAAGAGACCAGGCAGGAATGGCAAGAGAGCGGTTTCAGATCGCTGCAAAAGCAGGATGTGATCTTGGACTGAAATGGTTGGAAAGACTTGACGAGGAAGAGAAGCATCTATTGACCAAAAATGAAATGGTAGAAAATGCCCACGGAGTAAAGAAGGCGTGTTAA
- the LOC112185941 gene encoding probable ethanolamine kinase, with amino-acid sequence MGAVKNIWNEREVAEAPDCSQIQIPTSSLSVDPSLPLPQITPLITELCKDLFEKWSNLDDSRFSVETVSGGITNLLLKATAKEEGGNDVSVTVRLYGPNTDYVINRERELQAIKYLSAAGFGANLLAVFGNGMVQSFINARTLVPLDMRNPKLAAEIARELRRFHQVEIPGSKEPQLWIDMFKFYEKASSLEFDDSEKQKIYKTISFSEVYNEIVELKELTSHFNAPVVFSHNDLLSGNIMANDEIV; translated from the exons ATGGGAGCGGTGAAGAACATCTGGAACGAGAGGGAAGTAGCTGAAGCTCCAGATTGCTCTCAGATCCAAATCCCCACTTCTTCTCTCTCCGTCGACCCTTCCCTCCCTCTCCCCCAAATCACGCCGCTCATAAc AGAGTTGTGCAAGGATCTTTTTGAGAAATGGTCAAATTTGGACGATTCTCGCTTCTCGGTCGAGACGGTTTCCGGCGGCATCACGAATCTGt TACTGAAGGCTACTGCGAAGGAGGAAGGTGGAAATGACGTGTCTGTAACAGTCAGATTGTATGGCCCTAACACCGATTACGTTATCAATCGCGAAAGAGAATTGCAG GCGATCAAGTACCTCTCGGCCGCAGGGTTTGGTGCAAATTTGCTTGCAGTTTTTGGAAATGGAATGGTGCAGTCGTTTATAAATGCACGTACACTTGTCCCATTAG ACATGAGAAATCCAAAGCTGGCCGCCGAAATTGCGAGGGAACTACGCAGATTCCATCAGGTGGAAATTCCAGGTTCTAAGGAACCTCAGCTGTGGATTGACATGTTCAAGTTCTACGAGAAAG CCTCTTCTCTTGAATTTGATGACAGCGAGAAGCAGAAAATCTACAAAACTATTTCATTTAGTGAAGTTTACAATGAAATCGTTGAGCTCAAG GAATTGACTAGCCATTTTAATGCTCCGGTGGTTTTTTCTCACAATGACTTGCTTTCTGGAAATATAATGGCTAATGATGAGATTGTATGA
- the LOC112190213 gene encoding uncharacterized protein LOC112190213: MGDADAQYELACRLRVENEYVQSDQQAFHYLEKAVDQNEYVLSDQQAFHYLGRQLTRYSLPSGCCVSDQRLCLERCCLRVSDLWCFHRASEKGHAGAAIAYGSLLLQGVEVPESVMNLTSKRGSLARKARKNAESLVRDQAGMARERFQIAAKAGCDLGLKWLERLDEEEKHLLTENAMVENAQGGKKVC, encoded by the exons ATGGGTGATGCAGATGCACAATATGAACTCGCTTGTCGTCTTAGAGTTGAG AATGAGTATGTCCAATCGGATCAGCAAGCTTTCCATTATCTGGAGAAGGCAGTTGACCAG AATGAATATGTCCTGTCAGATCAACAAGCTTTCCATTATCTGGGAAGGCAGTTGACCAG GTACTCTTTACCTTCTGGGTGCTGTGTATCTGACCAGAGACTGTGTCTAGAAAGATGTTGCCTCCGAGTCTCTGACTTATGGTGTTTCCATAGGGCATCAGAGAAG GGACATGCTGGTGCCGCTATAGCATATgggtctcttcttcttcaag GTGTTGAAGTCCCAGAATCTGTGATGAACTTGACTTCAAAAAGGGGTTCTTTAGCCAGAAAGGCAAGAAAGAATGCAGAAAGCCTTGTAAGAGACCAGGCAGGAATGGCAAGAGAGCGGTTTCAGATTGCTGCAAAAGCAGGATGTGATCTTGGACTTAAATGGTTGGAAAGACTTGACGAGGAAGAGAAGCATCTATTGACTGAAAATGCAATGGTAGAAAATGCCCAAGGAGGAAAGAAGGTGTGTTAA
- the LOC112190980 gene encoding DEAD-box ATP-dependent RNA helicase 52B isoform X1 has product MAGRDLMACAQSGSGKTAAFCFPIISGVLTKCVERSQSNGGDGWTVFPRALILSPTRELTSQIFVEAGKFAYQSGAKMAVVYGGAPMGQQLRDLERGVDILVATPERLVDMIERSRVSLKMIKYLALDEADRMLDMGFEPQRRKIVQRMSASPRCKSAMHDRNKKAMELIAKGWSALKEVDRVIDYCKLNDRRLIPLLRAAKENFELALETDNSNTHARYWLSRLHLKYSVPRACKAMRSCLVS; this is encoded by the exons ATGGCCGGCCGGGACTTGATGGCTTGTGCTCAGAGCGGGTCCGGAAAGACGGCGGCTTTTTGCTTCCCCATTATCAGTGGTGTGTTGACCAAGTGTGTGGAGAGGTCTCAGAGTAATGGTGGTGATGGTTGGACTGTGTTTCCCAGAGCTCTCATTTTGTCTCCGACGAGAGAGTTGACCAGTCAG ATATTTGTGGAAGCTGGAAAGTTTGCTTATCAGAGTGGAGCAAAAATGGCTGTTGTTTATGGTGGAGCGCCGATGGGTCAGCAG CTTCGTGATTTGGAGAGAGGTGTTGATATCCTAGTCGCCACTCCAGAGCGCTTAGTGGACATGATTGAAAGGTCACGAGTTTCACTCAAGATGATCAAATACTTGGCACTAGATGAGGCTGATAGGATGTTGGACATGGGTTTTGAACCTCAAAGAAGGAAGATAGTTCAAAGAATGTCAGCCTCCCCCAGGTGCAAGAGTGCGATGCACGATAGGAACAAGAAGGCGATGGAGTTAATAGCCAAAGGGTGGAGTGCTTTGAAGGAAGTTGATAGAGTCATCGATTACTGCAAGCTCAATGATCGCCGTCTCATTCCTCTATTAAGG GCAGCAAAGGAGAACTTTGAGTTGGCTCTAGAGACTGACAACTCAAATACCCATGCCAGGTATTGGTTGTCCAGATTGCATTTGAAATACAGTGTCCCAAGGGCATGCAAAGCCAT GAGGAGCTGCCTTGTTAGTTGA
- the LOC112190980 gene encoding DEAD-box ATP-dependent RNA helicase 52B isoform X2: protein MAGRDLMACAQSGSGKTAAFCFPIISGVLTKCVERSQSNGGDGWTVFPRALILSPTRELTSQIFVEAGKFAYQSGAKMAVVYGGAPMGQQLRDLERGVDILVATPERLVDMIERSRVSLKMIKYLALDEADRMLDMGFEPQRRKIVQRMSASPRCKSAMHDRNKKAMELIAKGWSALKEVDRVIDYCKLNDRRLIPLLRVKTPFLDSYYTLVCIL from the exons ATGGCCGGCCGGGACTTGATGGCTTGTGCTCAGAGCGGGTCCGGAAAGACGGCGGCTTTTTGCTTCCCCATTATCAGTGGTGTGTTGACCAAGTGTGTGGAGAGGTCTCAGAGTAATGGTGGTGATGGTTGGACTGTGTTTCCCAGAGCTCTCATTTTGTCTCCGACGAGAGAGTTGACCAGTCAG ATATTTGTGGAAGCTGGAAAGTTTGCTTATCAGAGTGGAGCAAAAATGGCTGTTGTTTATGGTGGAGCGCCGATGGGTCAGCAG CTTCGTGATTTGGAGAGAGGTGTTGATATCCTAGTCGCCACTCCAGAGCGCTTAGTGGACATGATTGAAAGGTCACGAGTTTCACTCAAGATGATCAAATACTTGGCACTAGATGAGGCTGATAGGATGTTGGACATGGGTTTTGAACCTCAAAGAAGGAAGATAGTTCAAAGAATGTCAGCCTCCCCCAGGTGCAAGAGTGCGATGCACGATAGGAACAAGAAGGCGATGGAGTTAATAGCCAAAGGGTGGAGTGCTTTGAAGGAAGTTGATAGAGTCATCGATTACTGCAAGCTCAATGATCGCCGTCTCATTCCTCTATTAAGGGTAAAGACCCCATTTTTGGATTCATATTACACATTGGTATGTATTCTGTAG